A single window of Rhinoderma darwinii isolate aRhiDar2 unplaced genomic scaffold, aRhiDar2.hap1 Scaffold_898, whole genome shotgun sequence DNA harbors:
- the LOC142732163 gene encoding protein kinase C delta type-like produces MTLRLRSVLPIRFYTAEMICGLQFLHGHNIVHRDLKPENIMLDADGHVRIIDLGLAQDGVTASNKIRGVSGTLHYMAPEVLLRKKYGTAVDWWSLGIVVSRMAAGRSPFYNGPVRQMAIKAITTAKPKFPTWLNPDVKHLTKRLVRKNSKRRLGVCGNIREHPFFSTIGWEELQERRAQPPFTPFVPVLENQHLKWPENNKALHPLAGFSFMSPSWTR; encoded by the exons atgacattgagactccgctctgttctccccatcagattctacacagcagagatgatatgtggcctccagttcctccatggacataacatcgtccaccg agatctaaagccggagaatataatgttggatgcagatggccacgtccgtatcatcgacctgggattggcccaagatggcgtcaccgcctccaataagatccgtggagtgtcgggaacgttgcattacatggcccccgaggtgcttcttagaaaaaaatacggcaccgcagttgactggtggagcctggggattgtggtgtccaggatggcagcaggacgctccccattttacaacggccccgtcaggcaaatggctatcaaagccatcaccaccgcgaagcctaaatttccaacttggcttaatcctgacgtgaaacatctgaccaagagactggtccgtaaaaattctaagaggcgcctcggtgtgtgcgggaacatcagagagcatccattcttctccaccatcggctgggaggaactgcaggagaggagggcacaGCCACCATTTACACCATTTGTGCCCGTTCTGGAGAACCAACATCTGAAGTGGCCAGAGAATAACAAAGCCCTTCACCCCTTGGCCGGGTTCAGCTTCATGTCACCAAGCTGGACCCGATAA